The following coding sequences are from one Sphingomonadaceae bacterium OTU29LAMAA1 window:
- a CDS encoding CDC48 family AAA ATPase, with amino-acid sequence MADTDTPTRKIQVANSRPEDSGRGLAHLPRSLMAALGVGEGDVIEIVGKQSTPARAVGPYPEDEGIEVLRIDGLQRANAGVGAGDFVEVRAVESKPATRVVFAPAQANLRLQGQPQALKRTFFGRPLCQGDVVATAGHQRVGNMPPGIQQFMNAPAYALQEIRLAVVSASPKGVVHIDENTEIELRPEYEEPTQRRADVTYDDIGGMAQTIDQLREMVELPLRYPELFQRLGVDPPKGLLLYGPPGTGKTRLARAVANESDASFFLINGPEIMGSAYGESEGRLREIFEEAAKSAPSIVFIDEIDSIAPKRGNVQGEAEKRVVAQLLTLMDGLESRANLVVIAATNRPEAIDEALRRPGRFDREIVVGVPDERGRREILGIHTRGMPLGDKVDLAELARTTYGFVGADLAALTREAAIEAVRRIMPRLNLEERTVPPEVLDDLSVTREDFLEALKRVQPSAMREVMVEAPRVRWEDVGGLDAAQNRLKEGVELPLKDPDAFRRLGIRPAKGFLLYGPPGTGKTLLAKAVAREAEANFIATKSSDLLSKWYGESEQQITRLFQRARQVAPCVIFIDELDSLVPARGSGAGEPQVTERVVNTILAEMDGLEELQSVVVIGATNRPNLIDPALLRPGRFDELVYVGVPNAEGRRRILAIQTQKMPLASDVDLDEVARQTDRFTGADLEDVVRRAGLTALRRSLQSAEVTMADFEEALTESRASVTPEMEKDYEQIAARLKQDAAAIQPLGFISPGQLRSRGSKADV; translated from the coding sequence ATGGCCGACACCGATACCCCCACCCGCAAGATCCAGGTGGCGAACAGCCGTCCGGAGGATTCCGGCCGCGGCCTCGCGCACCTGCCGCGCAGCCTGATGGCTGCGCTGGGCGTGGGCGAAGGTGACGTGATCGAGATCGTCGGCAAGCAATCCACCCCCGCGCGCGCGGTCGGCCCCTATCCCGAGGACGAGGGGATCGAGGTGCTGCGCATCGACGGCCTGCAACGCGCCAATGCCGGCGTCGGCGCGGGTGACTTCGTCGAGGTGCGTGCGGTGGAGTCGAAGCCCGCGACGCGTGTGGTCTTCGCGCCGGCGCAGGCGAATTTGCGCTTGCAGGGCCAGCCGCAGGCGTTGAAGCGCACCTTCTTCGGGCGGCCCTTGTGTCAGGGCGATGTGGTTGCGACCGCGGGTCACCAGCGCGTCGGCAACATGCCGCCGGGCATCCAGCAGTTCATGAACGCGCCGGCCTATGCGTTGCAGGAAATCAGGCTGGCGGTCGTGTCCGCCAGCCCCAAGGGCGTCGTCCACATCGACGAGAATACCGAGATCGAGCTGCGCCCCGAATATGAGGAGCCGACACAGCGCCGCGCCGACGTCACCTATGACGACATCGGCGGCATGGCGCAGACGATCGACCAGTTGCGCGAAATGGTCGAGCTGCCGCTGCGCTATCCCGAACTGTTCCAGCGCCTCGGCGTCGATCCGCCCAAGGGGCTGCTGCTCTATGGCCCTCCCGGCACCGGCAAGACGCGCCTTGCCCGCGCCGTCGCGAACGAATCGGACGCGAGCTTCTTCCTGATCAACGGCCCCGAGATCATGGGGTCGGCTTATGGCGAATCGGAAGGCCGCCTGCGCGAGATATTCGAGGAAGCGGCCAAGTCCGCGCCGTCGATCGTCTTCATCGACGAGATCGATTCGATCGCCCCCAAGCGCGGCAACGTGCAGGGCGAGGCGGAGAAGCGCGTCGTCGCACAGTTGCTAACGCTGATGGACGGCCTTGAATCGCGGGCCAACCTCGTGGTGATCGCGGCGACCAACCGGCCCGAGGCGATCGACGAGGCGCTGCGCCGACCGGGCCGCTTCGATCGCGAGATCGTCGTCGGCGTACCGGACGAGCGCGGACGGCGCGAGATCCTGGGCATTCATACCCGCGGCATGCCGCTGGGCGACAAGGTCGACCTCGCCGAACTGGCGCGCACCACCTATGGCTTCGTCGGCGCAGACCTCGCTGCGCTGACCCGCGAGGCGGCGATTGAGGCCGTGCGGCGGATCATGCCGCGCCTAAACCTCGAGGAACGCACCGTGCCGCCCGAGGTGCTCGACGACCTCTCGGTGACGCGCGAGGATTTCCTCGAGGCGCTGAAGCGCGTTCAGCCGAGCGCGATGCGCGAAGTGATGGTCGAGGCCCCACGTGTGCGCTGGGAGGATGTCGGCGGGCTCGATGCGGCGCAGAACCGGCTGAAGGAAGGCGTCGAACTGCCGCTGAAGGACCCCGACGCCTTCCGCCGGCTCGGTATTCGTCCGGCCAAGGGCTTCCTGCTCTATGGCCCGCCCGGCACCGGCAAGACGTTGCTGGCGAAGGCGGTCGCGCGCGAGGCGGAGGCGAATTTCATCGCCACCAAATCGTCCGACCTGCTGAGCAAATGGTATGGCGAGAGCGAACAGCAGATCACCCGCCTGTTCCAGCGCGCGCGTCAGGTCGCGCCGTGCGTGATCTTCATCGACGAACTCGATTCGCTGGTGCCGGCGCGTGGCTCCGGTGCAGGCGAGCCGCAGGTGACCGAGCGGGTGGTGAACACGATCCTCGCCGAGATGGACGGGCTGGAGGAATTGCAGTCGGTCGTCGTGATCGGTGCGACCAACCGGCCCAATCTGATCGACCCGGCGCTGCTCCGGCCGGGGCGGTTCGACGAACTGGTCTATGTCGGCGTGCCGAATGCCGAGGGGCGGCGGCGCATCCTCGCGATCCAGACGCAGAAGATGCCGCTGGCGAGCGATGTCGATCTTGACGAGGTCGCAAGGCAAACGGACCGCTTCACCGGTGCCGATCTTGAGGACGTCGTCCGCCGTGCCGGTCTGACCGCGCTCCGCCGGTCGCTCCAGTCGGCAGAGGTGACGATGGCCGATTTCGAGGAGGCGCTCACCGAATCGCGGGCGAGCGTGACGCCGGAGATGGAGAAGGATTACGAACAGATCGCCGCGCGATTGAAGCAGGACGCCGCCGCGATCCAGCCGCTGGGTTTCATCTCACCCGGACAATTGCGAAGCCGGGGTAGCAAGGCGGACGTCTAG
- a CDS encoding DUF2807 domain-containing protein produces the protein MKYLALALIPLAAAGAFAAERDKGPGLPGQRDGNALVYAARGFDTVSLGGAARVLVHTGPAFSVRAEGPAGAFANFRVAVKDRTLEVGRRYEGRSQYKLEDRIVVHVTLPALAGASVGGSGSIAADRAGGARFAGAVGGSGSLRIARLDAQKAELSIGGSGEIAAAGNVRALEANVGGSGRIVAPGLRATSAEVSVGGSGSVRALVAGPAEVSMAGSGTVDLGPQARCEVSKIGSGTVRCGR, from the coding sequence ATGAAGTATCTCGCACTCGCCCTGATCCCCCTCGCCGCCGCCGGCGCGTTCGCCGCGGAACGCGACAAGGGGCCGGGTCTGCCGGGACAGCGCGACGGCAACGCACTGGTCTATGCCGCGCGCGGCTTCGACACCGTCAGTCTCGGCGGCGCCGCCCGCGTGCTGGTCCATACCGGCCCCGCCTTCTCCGTCCGCGCCGAGGGGCCGGCGGGCGCATTCGCCAACTTTCGCGTCGCGGTGAAGGATCGGACGCTGGAAGTTGGCCGCCGCTACGAAGGCCGTAGCCAGTACAAGCTGGAAGACCGCATCGTCGTCCACGTCACGCTGCCTGCGCTCGCCGGGGCCAGCGTCGGCGGTTCGGGCAGCATCGCCGCCGACCGCGCCGGCGGCGCACGCTTTGCGGGTGCGGTCGGTGGATCGGGGTCGCTGCGCATCGCACGGCTCGATGCACAGAAGGCCGAATTGAGCATCGGCGGATCGGGCGAGATCGCGGCGGCAGGCAACGTCCGTGCGCTTGAGGCGAACGTCGGCGGTTCGGGCCGGATCGTCGCTCCCGGTCTGCGCGCTACCAGTGCCGAGGTGTCTGTCGGTGGATCGGGCAGCGTTCGTGCCCTCGTCGCCGGTCCAGCCGAGGTATCGATGGCTGGCAGCGGCACCGTCGATCTGGGGCCGCAGGCGCGCTGCGAAGTGAGCAAGATCGGTAGCGGCACGGTGCGCTGCGGGCGTTGA
- a CDS encoding LysR substrate-binding domain-containing protein, with amino-acid sequence MRRLPPLGAIEAFVQVARLGSVKAAATELALSAPALSRRVQSLERFIDRPLFERRHQAMVLNSDGERLLAQIAPVLDSLSDAVEAMTGTIDVLRLRLGILPLFASQRLFPRLGELRSAHPELHLDIDTAGHGVARLGEGLDAVIALSREIEPTLYAKRLDRNQVYVIGAKTLLEGPDPVTRPEQLAGLTALIHREMPETFSAWRESAGVDDIEPLAIDYFDSGALMLEAAAQGLGVAFMHESHFQDARDPRLVRLFDIVVESPYSYWFVCRPRALQQRPVRMFHDWLIRTLGEV; translated from the coding sequence ATGCGCAGGCTGCCGCCGTTGGGCGCGATCGAGGCCTTCGTACAGGTCGCAAGACTGGGGTCGGTCAAGGCCGCCGCGACCGAACTCGCGCTGTCCGCACCCGCGCTCAGCCGCCGCGTCCAGTCGCTGGAACGGTTCATCGACCGCCCGCTGTTCGAACGCCGGCATCAGGCGATGGTGCTCAACAGCGACGGCGAACGCCTGCTCGCGCAGATCGCACCGGTGCTCGACAGCCTGTCCGACGCGGTCGAGGCGATGACCGGGACGATCGACGTGCTGCGCCTGCGGCTCGGCATCCTGCCGCTGTTCGCCTCGCAGCGGCTGTTCCCGCGGCTGGGCGAGTTGCGCAGCGCGCATCCCGAACTGCACCTCGACATTGATACCGCCGGGCATGGCGTCGCGCGGCTGGGCGAAGGGCTGGACGCGGTGATCGCCTTGTCGCGCGAGATCGAACCGACGCTCTACGCCAAGCGGCTCGACCGCAATCAGGTGTACGTCATCGGTGCGAAGACCCTGCTGGAGGGACCGGACCCGGTGACGCGGCCGGAACAGCTCGCCGGTCTGACCGCACTGATCCATCGCGAGATGCCCGAGACGTTTTCTGCCTGGCGCGAATCGGCGGGGGTCGACGATATCGAGCCGCTCGCGATCGACTATTTCGATTCGGGCGCGCTGATGCTGGAGGCGGCGGCGCAGGGGCTGGGCGTCGCGTTTATGCACGAGAGCCATTTTCAGGACGCGCGCGACCCGCGGCTGGTGCGGCTGTTCGATATCGTGGTGGAGAGCCCGTACAGCTACTGGTTCGTGTGCCGCCCGCGCGCGTTGCAACAGCGGCCGGTGCGGATGTTCCACGATTGGCTGATCCGGACCCTGGGCGAGGTCTGA
- a CDS encoding MFS transporter, with the protein MDRRFALMFLVMLTIAAGNTALQSILPALGRSLGVADRAVAAAFSLSALLWVLAAPFWANRSDRQGRRAMILLGVGGFSVSLSLCGVFLAAGINGWIGGTAAFGLFIAGRLIYGTFGSAAPPAVQALVAGETSREERTKALTLLASAFGLGTILGPAVAPYLLLGSVGGVEIGLAGPAFVFAVFGVGVWITVRVMLSDDRAQPHAEHGASSAYPSIGGAPTGASVTAATQPHVEHVGYLDIRVRGWMIAGLVMGHAQAMTSQAIGFLVIDRLAIAPALALEPTGIVLMMGAGAALLVQWGVIPLLGLSPRRLVLVGLLLAAAGVALTGVATSLYGIATAYALANLGFGFTRPGFTAGASLAVGPAAQGSVAGKVTSVNGASFVLGPSIGVGLYEIARPLPYLAAAAGLVLLFVYAWATLRDR; encoded by the coding sequence ATGGACCGACGGTTCGCGCTGATGTTCCTCGTGATGCTGACGATCGCGGCGGGCAATACCGCATTGCAATCGATCCTGCCGGCGCTGGGCCGATCGCTGGGCGTCGCCGATCGCGCGGTGGCGGCGGCATTTTCGCTATCGGCATTGTTGTGGGTGCTGGCCGCACCTTTCTGGGCGAACCGGTCCGACCGGCAGGGGCGGCGGGCGATGATCCTGCTCGGGGTAGGTGGCTTTTCGGTGTCGCTCAGCCTGTGCGGCGTGTTTCTGGCGGCGGGGATCAACGGCTGGATCGGCGGTACCGCGGCGTTCGGGCTCTTCATCGCCGGGCGGCTGATCTACGGCACCTTCGGCTCGGCCGCGCCGCCGGCGGTGCAGGCGCTGGTTGCCGGCGAGACCAGTCGCGAGGAGCGGACCAAGGCGCTGACCCTGCTGGCGAGCGCGTTCGGCCTCGGCACCATATTGGGGCCGGCGGTGGCGCCCTATCTGTTGCTGGGCAGCGTCGGCGGCGTCGAAATTGGGCTGGCGGGGCCGGCGTTCGTGTTCGCCGTCTTCGGCGTCGGCGTGTGGATCACGGTGCGGGTGATGCTGTCCGACGATCGCGCGCAGCCACATGCGGAACATGGTGCATCATCGGCCTATCCCTCGATCGGCGGCGCTCCCACTGGCGCCAGCGTGACCGCGGCGACGCAGCCGCATGTCGAGCATGTCGGCTATCTCGACATCCGGGTGCGCGGCTGGATGATCGCCGGACTGGTGATGGGTCACGCGCAGGCGATGACCAGCCAGGCGATCGGTTTTCTGGTGATCGACCGGCTGGCAATCGCCCCGGCGCTGGCACTGGAACCGACCGGCATCGTGCTGATGATGGGAGCGGGCGCGGCGCTGCTGGTGCAATGGGGCGTGATCCCGCTGCTCGGCCTCAGCCCGCGGCGGCTGGTGCTGGTCGGGCTGTTGCTCGCGGCAGCGGGCGTGGCGCTGACCGGGGTGGCGACCTCGCTGTATGGAATCGCGACCGCCTATGCGCTGGCGAACCTCGGGTTCGGCTTCACCCGGCCGGGCTTCACCGCGGGGGCTAGCCTGGCGGTGGGGCCGGCGGCGCAAGGCTCGGTCGCGGGCAAGGTGACCAGCGTCAACGGCGCCAGCTTCGTACTGGGCCCGTCGATCGGCGTAGGGCTGTACGAGATTGCGCGACCGCTGCCGTATCTGGCAGCGGCGGCCGGACTGGTGCTGCTGTTCGTCTACGCATGGGCCACATTGCGCGACCGCTAA
- a CDS encoding DUF2807 domain-containing protein, giving the protein MRNGAIVMLAAVSLAGCSIGNDDGPGIAPTGSGTTRAYPAEAFDTIALNGSDDVDVRAGPAFSVRAEGPSDELDTLRIARDGSTLSIGRHNRLFGWGSRDKVKVYVTLPRLGEANIAGSGTMAVDRIEGDRFAANVAGSGDLNVAALRVDRAEVSIAGSGNVRAGGTIRRLEANIAGSGSLDAAGLRAGEAEVSIAGSGDVRAAVNGPAQISMLGSGDVDLGPQAICKVSKMGSGSVRCAR; this is encoded by the coding sequence ATGCGCAACGGAGCGATCGTGATGCTGGCGGCGGTTTCGCTGGCCGGATGTTCCATCGGTAACGACGACGGCCCGGGCATCGCGCCGACCGGCAGCGGCACGACCCGCGCCTACCCCGCCGAAGCGTTCGACACGATCGCCCTGAACGGCAGCGACGACGTCGACGTCCGGGCTGGCCCCGCCTTCTCCGTCCGCGCCGAAGGTCCGTCCGACGAGCTCGACACGTTGCGGATCGCCCGGGACGGCAGCACGCTATCGATCGGACGCCATAACCGCCTGTTCGGCTGGGGCAGCAGGGACAAGGTCAAGGTCTACGTCACCCTGCCCCGTCTGGGCGAGGCGAACATCGCGGGATCGGGCACGATGGCAGTCGATCGGATCGAGGGCGACCGGTTCGCGGCGAACGTTGCCGGATCGGGCGACCTCAACGTCGCGGCGCTGCGCGTCGACCGGGCGGAGGTCTCGATCGCGGGATCGGGCAACGTCCGCGCCGGCGGCACGATCCGGCGGCTGGAAGCGAATATCGCCGGATCGGGAAGCCTCGACGCCGCCGGTCTGCGCGCCGGAGAGGCGGAGGTGTCGATCGCCGGATCGGGCGACGTTCGCGCGGCGGTGAATGGCCCTGCACAGATCAGCATGCTGGGATCCGGCGATGTCGACCTTGGTCCGCAGGCGATCTGCAAGGTGTCGAAGATGGGATCCGGCTCGGTTCGCTGCGCACGATAG
- a CDS encoding metallophosphoesterase, whose amino-acid sequence MPALLVLARFVWPLTLPLGIKAIIAVLLIAASQYHLWNRLSSGSVFSPEFPRPFVIAFNWAFGAILLLAMLVLVTDAILLLGRPVLGHWPVVPDGVRYATAGVAALLAAIGVANAIRVPPVKDITVAIAGLPRRFDGYRLVQLTDMHISRLFPARWTRAMVDRTNGLDADLIVITGDFIDGTLDARRVDVEPLRDLRARDGIWAIPGNHEYFFGYEDYMRHFAGMGMTILANRHGVLTRDGAALVLAGVTDASAPATGRPGPDLAAALAGAPADVPVVLLDHQPKNARNAAARGVALQLSGHTHGGMIAGLDRLVAGPNAGFVSGRYRIDGMTLYVNNGTALWPGFALRVGRPSELTRITLRRAD is encoded by the coding sequence TTGCCGGCCTTGCTCGTCCTCGCGCGCTTCGTCTGGCCCCTCACGCTGCCGCTGGGGATCAAGGCGATCATCGCAGTGCTGCTGATCGCGGCCTCGCAATATCACCTCTGGAACCGCCTATCGTCGGGATCGGTGTTCTCGCCCGAATTTCCCCGGCCGTTCGTCATTGCGTTCAACTGGGCGTTCGGTGCGATCCTGTTGCTCGCGATGCTCGTGCTGGTCACCGACGCGATCCTGCTGCTCGGCAGACCCGTGCTGGGCCACTGGCCGGTCGTGCCGGACGGGGTGCGCTATGCGACGGCGGGGGTCGCGGCCTTGCTCGCCGCGATCGGTGTCGCCAATGCGATCCGGGTGCCGCCGGTGAAGGACATCACGGTCGCCATTGCCGGGTTGCCACGGCGGTTCGACGGCTATCGCCTGGTCCAGTTGACCGACATGCACATCAGCCGGCTGTTCCCGGCGCGCTGGACGCGGGCGATGGTGGATCGCACCAACGGCCTCGATGCCGACCTGATCGTCATCACCGGTGATTTCATCGATGGCACGCTCGATGCCCGCCGCGTCGATGTCGAACCGCTCCGCGATCTGCGTGCCCGCGACGGTATCTGGGCGATTCCGGGCAATCACGAATATTTCTTCGGTTACGAAGACTATATGCGCCACTTCGCCGGCATGGGGATGACGATCCTCGCCAATCGACATGGCGTCCTGACCCGCGACGGCGCGGCTCTGGTGCTGGCCGGCGTCACCGATGCATCCGCGCCGGCGACCGGAAGGCCCGGGCCCGACCTGGCCGCCGCGCTGGCGGGAGCGCCGGCGGACGTGCCGGTCGTGCTGCTCGATCACCAGCCGAAGAACGCCCGCAACGCCGCTGCACGCGGCGTCGCGCTGCAACTGTCGGGGCATACGCATGGTGGGATGATCGCCGGCCTCGATCGGCTGGTCGCCGGGCCGAACGCAGGCTTCGTGTCGGGCCGCTATCGCATCGATGGCATGACGCTGTACGTCAACAACGGCACCGCGCTGTGGCCCGGCTTCGCCCTGCGGGTGGGGCGGCCGTCCGAACTCACCCGCATCACACTGCGGCGGGCGGATTAG
- a CDS encoding DUF1489 domain-containing protein, giving the protein MLHLTKVAFGAASVDHLAERLTLRAADGPVFLTTRYLPKRHEEVAGQGSLFWILKHQLVARSPILGFGEAEGGRVAIHIDPALVLVQARPKRAHQGWRYLEAADAPVDLGGEADGLAAMPPALVGKLAELALI; this is encoded by the coding sequence ATGTTGCACCTGACGAAAGTGGCCTTCGGCGCGGCGAGCGTCGATCATCTTGCCGAGCGGCTGACGCTACGCGCCGCCGATGGCCCGGTGTTCCTGACCACGCGCTATCTGCCCAAGCGGCATGAGGAGGTGGCGGGACAGGGATCGCTGTTCTGGATCCTCAAGCATCAGCTGGTGGCGCGCTCGCCGATCCTCGGCTTCGGCGAGGCGGAGGGTGGGCGCGTCGCGATCCATATCGATCCGGCGCTGGTGCTGGTGCAGGCCCGTCCCAAGCGCGCGCATCAGGGCTGGCGCTATCTGGAGGCGGCGGATGCCCCCGTCGATCTCGGCGGCGAGGCGGATGGCCTTGCCGCGATGCCGCCCGCGCTGGTCGGAAAGCTTGCGGAACTGGCCCTGATCTGA
- a CDS encoding peptidylprolyl isomerase → MADTFETLTLTLDDGDVVIKFRSDLAPNHVARIAELANEGFYDGVPFHRVIPGFMAQGGDGGRGDGTGGSSKANLKQEFSKEPHVRGICSMARTSDPNSANSQFFIVFDDARFLDNQYTVWGEVTSGMELIDALPKGEPPRAPGKIVKARAE, encoded by the coding sequence ATGGCCGATACCTTCGAAACCCTGACCCTGACGCTCGATGACGGCGATGTCGTCATCAAGTTCCGCTCCGACCTCGCGCCGAACCATGTCGCGCGCATTGCCGAGCTGGCCAACGAGGGCTTCTACGACGGCGTCCCCTTCCACCGCGTGATCCCCGGCTTCATGGCGCAGGGCGGCGACGGCGGCCGCGGCGACGGCACCGGCGGATCGAGCAAGGCGAACCTGAAGCAGGAATTCTCGAAGGAGCCGCACGTCCGCGGTATCTGTTCGATGGCGCGGACCAGCGATCCGAACTCGGCGAACAGCCAGTTCTTCATCGTCTTCGACGACGCGCGCTTCCTCGACAACCAGTACACCGTGTGGGGCGAAGTGACGTCCGGCATGGAACTAATCGACGCGCTGCCAAAGGGCGAGCCGCCGCGTGCGCCGGGCAAGATCGTCAAGGCTCGCGCTGAGTGA
- a CDS encoding DUF2807 domain-containing protein translates to MFRILIALPLLVPAVASADERRIDLGSFEKMRVNGAFDVTVTTGGAPGATVIADRGVIGDIDLHAEGTTLTIRRSTIGRWSEQTQATATAPVRIMVTTPRLIGLTVVGGSRVTVSKLKGTRIDLAATGNGAIAAGSVEGDQLNVQLIGEGKVSVAGRVANARLLANGSGTIDAAGLDAGDLGVHLDGLGTISARARYTAQVSSTGLGTITVAGRPKCRVTASAGAPVTCGTAN, encoded by the coding sequence ATGTTCCGCATCCTCATCGCGCTCCCGCTGCTGGTCCCCGCCGTCGCCTCGGCCGACGAGCGCCGCATCGATCTCGGCAGCTTCGAAAAAATGCGGGTCAACGGCGCGTTCGATGTCACCGTCACCACCGGCGGTGCACCGGGTGCGACGGTGATCGCCGATCGCGGCGTGATCGGCGACATCGACCTCCATGCCGAAGGAACGACGTTGACCATCCGCCGCAGCACGATCGGGCGCTGGAGCGAACAGACGCAGGCGACGGCAACCGCGCCGGTCAGGATCATGGTGACCACGCCGCGATTGATCGGCCTCACGGTGGTCGGCGGTAGCCGGGTGACGGTATCGAAGCTGAAGGGCACGCGCATCGATCTGGCGGCGACGGGCAACGGTGCCATCGCCGCCGGTTCGGTCGAGGGAGACCAGCTCAACGTCCAGCTGATCGGCGAGGGCAAGGTCAGCGTCGCCGGACGCGTCGCCAATGCGCGGCTGCTCGCCAACGGGTCGGGCACGATCGATGCAGCCGGACTGGATGCCGGCGATCTCGGCGTGCACCTGGACGGGCTCGGCACGATCAGCGCCCGTGCGCGCTATACCGCGCAGGTGTCGAGCACCGGACTGGGGACGATTACCGTCGCCGGCCGTCCGAAATGCCGCGTCACCGCCAGTGCCGGCGCGCCGGTGACGTGCGGCACTGCGAACTGA
- the mgtE gene encoding magnesium transporter codes for MSETELPDAPTNEQDELDEDDRLRPEFVRAVLDAVEDGDDEAARALVEPLHPADIADLFELTPHEDRGPLAKALKDLLDGDVFAEMNDYVREDLIDALTPTQVADLASELDTDDAVAIIEDMEEADQRAVLRALDPDDRAAIEEALSYPEESAGRLMQRELIAVPDHWTVGDAIDFLRHHEELTTDFWEIFVVDAGHHPVGTCQLSWILRTPRGIAIGDVMKREQTLIPVDMDQEEVALRFQKYALISAAVVDSANRLVGMITVDDIVHIIQQEAGEDVLRLSGAGEGDINEPIRLTVRTRLSWLVVNLGTAMLAASVVGAFEGTIARFALLAVLMPIVSGMGGNAGTQTLAVVVRALATNQLTSSNTARMILREFRIATANGLSLAVLIGLGTYLFYHNAELSLVIAMAMVTNNLVAGLAGVLVPVTLDRFNIDPAVSSAVFVTTMTDVMGFFSFLGLATLAGLGG; via the coding sequence ATGAGCGAGACCGAACTTCCCGACGCCCCCACCAACGAGCAGGACGAGCTGGACGAGGACGACCGCCTCCGGCCGGAATTCGTCCGTGCGGTGCTCGACGCGGTCGAGGACGGCGACGATGAGGCGGCGCGCGCGCTCGTCGAACCCCTGCACCCGGCAGACATCGCCGATCTGTTCGAGCTTACTCCGCACGAGGACCGCGGGCCGCTGGCGAAGGCGCTGAAGGACCTGCTGGACGGCGACGTCTTCGCCGAAATGAACGATTACGTTCGTGAAGACCTGATCGACGCGCTGACCCCGACACAGGTCGCCGACCTCGCCAGTGAACTCGATACCGACGACGCCGTTGCGATCATCGAGGACATGGAAGAAGCGGATCAGCGCGCGGTGCTGCGCGCGCTCGATCCCGACGATCGTGCCGCGATCGAGGAGGCGCTGTCCTACCCCGAGGAATCCGCCGGCCGCCTGATGCAGCGTGAGCTGATCGCGGTGCCGGATCACTGGACCGTCGGCGATGCGATCGACTTCCTGCGGCACCACGAGGAGCTGACGACCGATTTCTGGGAAATCTTCGTGGTCGATGCCGGCCACCATCCGGTCGGCACGTGCCAGCTGTCCTGGATTCTCCGCACCCCGCGCGGCATCGCGATCGGCGATGTGATGAAGCGCGAACAGACTCTGATCCCTGTCGACATGGACCAGGAGGAGGTTGCGCTCCGCTTCCAGAAATACGCGCTGATCAGTGCCGCGGTCGTGGATTCGGCCAATCGGCTGGTCGGCATGATCACCGTCGACGACATCGTCCACATCATCCAGCAGGAGGCGGGCGAGGACGTGCTGCGCCTGTCCGGCGCGGGCGAGGGTGACATCAACGAACCGATCCGGCTGACGGTGCGCACGCGCCTGTCGTGGCTGGTCGTCAACCTCGGCACCGCGATGCTCGCCGCATCGGTGGTCGGCGCGTTCGAGGGGACGATCGCACGCTTCGCCTTGCTCGCCGTGCTGATGCCGATCGTGTCGGGGATGGGCGGCAATGCCGGCACGCAGACGCTCGCCGTCGTCGTCCGCGCACTCGCCACCAACCAGCTGACCAGTTCGAATACGGCGCGGATGATCCTGCGCGAATTCCGCATCGCGACCGCCAATGGCCTCAGCCTCGCGGTGCTGATCGGGCTCGGCACCTATCTGTTCTATCACAATGCCGAACTGTCGCTGGTCATCGCGATGGCGATGGTGACCAACAATCTCGTCGCAGGGCTGGCGGGCGTGCTGGTGCCGGTGACGCTCGACCGTTTCAACATCGATCCTGCCGTGTCCTCCGCGGTGTTCGTGACGACGATGACCGACGTAATGGGCTTCTTCTCGTTCCTCGGCCTTGCGACCCTCGCAGGGCTGGGCGGCTAG
- a CDS encoding CarD family transcriptional regulator gives MAAKALSFDVGDYVVYPKHGVGRVIELQKQEIAGTSLELYVLRFEKERMTLRVPTNKAESVGMRKLSSDKTMREAMETLKGKPKVKRTMWSRRAQEYEAKINSGDLASIAEVVRDLFRADDQPEQSYSERQIFEAACSRLARELAAMEEVDEPKAQEKILEILRAAAAIYNKEKVPA, from the coding sequence ATGGCTGCCAAGGCATTGTCCTTCGATGTCGGTGATTACGTTGTTTATCCGAAGCATGGCGTCGGCCGTGTGATCGAGCTGCAAAAGCAGGAGATCGCCGGAACCAGCCTGGAGCTGTATGTGCTCCGCTTCGAAAAGGAGCGCATGACGCTCCGCGTCCCCACCAACAAGGCCGAGTCGGTCGGCATGCGCAAGCTGTCGTCGGACAAGACGATGCGCGAGGCGATGGAGACGCTGAAGGGCAAGCCCAAGGTCAAGCGCACCATGTGGTCGCGCCGCGCGCAGGAATATGAGGCGAAGATCAATTCGGGCGACCTTGCGTCGATCGCCGAAGTGGTCCGCGACCTGTTCCGCGCCGACGACCAGCCCGAGCAGAGCTATTCCGAGCGCCAGATATTTGAAGCGGCGTGCAGCCGCCTCGCCCGCGAACTCGCCGCGATGGAAGAGGTCGACGAGCCCAAGGCACAGGAAAAGATCCTCGAGATCCTCCGCGCCGCGGCCGCGATCTACAACAAGGAGAAGGTGCCGGCATAA